Proteins from a single region of Juglans microcarpa x Juglans regia isolate MS1-56 chromosome 5S, Jm3101_v1.0, whole genome shotgun sequence:
- the LOC121267512 gene encoding LOW QUALITY PROTEIN: U-box domain-containing protein 17-like (The sequence of the model RefSeq protein was modified relative to this genomic sequence to represent the inferred CDS: inserted 2 bases in 2 codons), whose amino-acid sequence MATAAIFSSLRRRRSPSLDAFLAPVDLSDVALLQTLASVSDGLVSNFSPKSFFFQRNNSRSLIRKIQVFLLLLDYLKDSCSASTMPSTAVLCFKELYLLLYRSKILLDHCAQSSKLWLLLQTHSISGHFHDLNQEISTLLDVFPLKDIKLSEDIREQVELMKRQARRAKLFIDKNDELLRIQFFGFLDEFQNGKVPNSEELRSFFVDRLRIKDAKSCRVEIEFLEEQIVNHEGDVEPTVSVLNGFVAITRFCRFLLFGFEEDEMGLGIAGTVKRPRKGLIMQEIAETFTKVPKDFCCPISLDMMRDPVIISTGQTYDRCSIARWMEEGHCNCPKTGQMLVHNRLVPNRALRNLIMQWCTAHGVPYDLPESTDGSGENFAAAASPTRAALEATRATAALLIQQLANGLQGAKTVAAREIRLLAKTGKENRAFIAEAGAVPHLRKLLSSPNPVAQENSVTAMLNLSIYEKNKSRIMDEEGCLESIVEVLRFGHTTEARENAAATLFSLSAVHDYKKRIADEEGAVEALAGLLREGTPRGKKDAVTALFNLSTHTENCLRMIEAGAVAALIGALGNEGVAEEAAGALALIVRQPFGXEAVGKEEMAVAGLIAMMRCGTPRGKENAVAALLELCRSXGTAATERVLKAPMLAGLLQTLLFTGTKRARRKAASLARVFQRCENTSLHFGGLGVGYAFAGNSTTNRDSSFAGDVSVPVSISVPVL is encoded by the exons ATGGCGACGGCGGCGATTTTCTCGTCACTGAGGAGGCGGAGATCGCCGTCTTTGGACGCGTTCTTGGCTCCGGTTGACCTATCCGACGTTGCTTTGTTGCAAACCCTAGCATCGGTCTCGGACGGGCTCGTCTCCAATTTCTCGCCAAAGTCCTTCTTCTTCCAGCGCAACAACTCCCGCTCCCTCATTCGCAAAATTCAGGTCTTTCTCTTGCTCCTGGACTATCTCAAGGACTCGTGCTCTGCTTCTACCATGCCTTCCACGGCGGTGCTCTGCTTCAAGGAGCTCTATCTGCTGCTCTACCGGTCCAAGATACTCCTCGATCACTGCGCCCAATCCAGTAAGTTATGGCTCTTGCTTCAAACCCATTCCATTTCGGGCCATTTTCATGATCTGAACCAAGAAATATCGACCCTTTTGGATGTATTCCCTCTGAAAGACATAAAATTGAGCGAGGATATAAGGGAACAGGTTGAGCTTATGAAGAGACAAGCTCGGCGAGCTAAGTTGTTCATCGATAAGAACGACGAGCTGCTTAGGATTCAATTTTTTGGTTTCCTTGATGAGTTTCAGAACGGGAAGGTTCCGAATTCGGAGGAATTGAGGTCGTTCTTTGTTGATAGATTGAGGATTAAGGATGCAAAGAGTTGTAGGGTTGAGATCGAGTTCTTGGAGGAGCAGATTGTGAATCATGAGGGGGATGTGGAACCTACGGTATCTGTGCTTAATGGGTTTGTCGCAATTACGCGGTTTTGTAGGTTTCTGTTATTTGGATTTGAGGAGGATGAGATGGGATTGGGAATTGCTGGGACTGTGAAGAGGCCGAGAAAGGGGTTGATCATGCAGGAGATTGCCGAGACGTTTACAAAGGTCCCCAAGGACTTTTGTTGCCCAATATCGTTGGATATGATGCGAGACCCGGTGATAATTTCCACGGGACAGACATATGATCGCTGTTCGATAGCAAGGTGGATGGAAGAAGGTCATTGTAATTGCCCAAAGACAGGGCAAATGCTTGTACATAACCGGCTTGTGCCCAATCGGGCTTTGAGGAATTTAATCATGCAGTGGTGCACTGCCCATGGAGTTCCTTATGACCTTCCTGAGAGCACAGATGGCTCTGGTGAAAActttgctgctgctgcttcccCAACCCGGGCTGCACTTGAAGCCACTAGAGCCACAGCAGCACTTCTCATTCAGCAATTAGCAAATGGTTTGCAGGGTGCAAAGACTGTTGCTGCTCGTGAGATACGTTTGTTGGCTAAAACAGGGAAGGAAAACCGTGCTTTCATCGCAGAAGCTGGCGCTGTTCCCCATCTCCGGAAGCTACTTTCTTCTCCAAACCCTGTAGCACAGGAGAACTCTGTGACGGCAATGCTTAATCTATCAATATATGAGAAGAACAAGAGCAGAATAATGGATGAGGAAGGGTGTTTGGAGTCTATTGTTGAAGTTTTGAGATTTGGGCACACAACAGAGGCAAGGGAAAATGCTGCAGCAACATTGTTCAGTCTCTCTGCTGTTCATGACTATAAGAAGAGAATAGCAGATGAGGAAGGTGCAGTGGAAGCCCTGGCAGGGCTGTTGAGAGAAGGGACTCCTAGAGGAAAGAAGGATGCTGTGACTGCTTTATTTAACTTGTCAACCCACACAGAAAATTGTTTGAGAATGATAGAGGCAGGGGCGGTAGCAGCACTAATAGGGGCTTTGGGAAATGAAGGGGTTGCTGAGGAAGCAGCTGGTGCATTGGCCTTGATTGTTCGACAGCCATTTG CAGAAGCAGTGGGGAAGGAGGAAATGGCGGTGGCTGGACTGATAGCAATGATGCGTTGTGGGACGCCTAGGGGAAAAGAGAATGCAGTGGCAGCATTGCTCGAGTTATGCCGCA GGGGAACAGCTGCCACTGAGAGGGTACTTAAGGCCCCAATGTTGGCAGGTTTACTTCAGACTCTGTTATTTACAGGTACAAAGCGTGCAAGAAGAAAGGCAGCTTCACTTGCTAGAGTATTTCAGAGATGTGAGAATACATCCTTGCATTTTGGTGGATTGGGTGTAGGGTATGCATTTGCTGGCAACTCAACTACAAACCGGGATTCGAGTTTTGCTGGTGATGTTTCAGTGCCAGTATCCATTTCAGTGCCTGTCTTGTAG